GTAAAGTGATTGCGAAAGTGGTGGCGGCAGCTCCGATTATCCGCGATAACGTGTTAGCGAAAACTGTGATTAAAGAGTTGAACGAAGGTAAAGTGATTTTACACGCAGGCCCTCCTATTCAATATAAAGATATGCCAAATACGGTACAAGGCTCTTGTGTCGGTGCGGTACTCTTTGAAAGATGGGCTACAGATGAGGCTTCTGCTCGCGCATTATTAGAAAGTGGTGAAATCAAATTTATGCCTTGTCACCACGTGAATGCAGTAGGTCCGATGGGCGGTATCACTACCGCAAATATGCCGGTTTGGGTGGTGGAAAATGCGACTGATGGTAACTCAGCTTACTGTACGATGAACGAAGGTATCGGTAAAGTATTACGTTTCGGTGCATACTCTGATGAAGTGGTAAAACGCCTAGAGTGGATGCGTGATATTTTAGGTCCAACTTTAGGTAAAGCAATTCGCTCAATGGAAAACGGCTTAGCGGTCAATCCATTAGTGGCGAAAGCCATTGCGATGGGCGATGAATTCCACCAACGTAATATCGCTGCATCAATGTCTTTCTTCAAAGAAGTGGCACCACGCATTACTGCGATGAGCGATTTAGCGGATAACGATAAATACGATGTGATCAAATTCTTAGCCGATACCGATCAATTCTTCTTGAATATTATGATGGCAGCAAGTAAAGCGATTATGGATGGTGCAAGAACCATCACTGATGGTACTGTTGTGACAGCAATGTGCCGTAACGGTGTGCATTTCGGTATCCGTATTGCTGGTATGGGCGATGAATGGTTCGTAGGACCGGTGAATACACCACAAGGCTTATACTTCACTGGCTATGATGGCGAAGATGCTTGCCCGGATATTGGTGACTCGGCTATTACTGAAACTCTTGGTGTGGGTGGTATGGCTATGATCGCTGCACCGGCAGTAACCCGTTTTGTGGGAGCTGGTGGTTACGAAGATGCACTTCGCACCAGTAACGATATGATGGAAATCTGTATTGACCGCAACCCGAACTATGTTGTACCAAACTGGAACTTCCAAGGTGCTTGCTTAGGTGTGGATGCGAGACTTGTTGTTGAAAAAGGTATTACTCCTGTTATCAACACCGGTATTGCTCACAAAGTAGCGGGCTTCGGTCAAATTGGTGCAGGTACAGTTCGCCCACCACTTGCGTGCTTTGAAAAAGCAGTGTTAGCATATGCAAGAAAATTAGGATTTAACGAATAATCCGGTAGGAGCGTACGGCGTACGTTCTTGTTTAGTTTGATTGCTTAATAGGGCGTACATAGTACGCCCCTACAGTTTTTATATTAAAAGGATAGAAAATGTCAAAACAAACCATCGTATTAGCCTTAGGTGGTAACGCTTTAGGCAATAATTTGAAAGAACAACGTGAAGCTGTGGCAAAAACGGCAACAGTAATTGTAGATATTTTGCAACAAGGCAAAAATATTGTAATTACCCACGGTAATGGGCCACAAGTAGGGATGATCCAACGTGCAATGGATGATTTCTCAAAAATTTCAGGCGATGAAATCCCTCTACCAACTAGTGTGGCAATGAGCCAAGGTTATATCGGCATTGATTTACAAAATGCGATTAAATATGAGTTAGTTAAACGCGGTATCGACCAGAAAGTCAGTACTATTTTGTCGCAAATTGAAGTGGATGCAAAAGATCCAGCGTTTGAAAACCCGGATAAACCAATCGGTCGTTTCTTAACCGAAGCGGAAGCTCAAGAGTTAGAAGCTAAAGGTATTCGTACAATGGAAGATGCCGGCCGTGGCTATCGTATTGTTGTGCCATCACCAAAACCACAACGCATTTGTGAGTTGGATACGATCAAAACCCTAGTGAATGCGGGTCACATCGTCATTACTTGCGGTGGCGGCGGTATTCCTGTGGTTGCAGATGAACAAGGTCGTTTAAACGGTGTAAATGCAGTTATTGACAAAGATAACGCTAGCTCATTATTAGCGCAAAAACTCAATGCAGATTACTTGGTGATCTTAACAGCAGTGGAAAAAGTAGCGATTAACTGGGGTAAACCAAACCAAGAGTGGTTAGCTGATTTAAGCATTGCCCAAGCTCGTCAATATATTGCCGAAGAGCAATTTGCGAAAGGGTCAATGTTACCAAAAGTAGAAGCTGCATTGAAATTTGCTGAAAGCGGTGCAAACCGCAGAGCATTAATCACCTTATTGGATAAAGCAGCAGAAGGCATTGCAGGTGAAACCGGTACGGTGATTTATTCGTAATTTTATTATCAGTAGGGGCGGATCATTATTCGTCCCATATAAAAATAAGCGGTCATATTTTTTAATTTTTTTGCAATTTAGGTTTTTTAATCAAAAATGGATATTCCGGTAAACTTTTTTATGTGGTTTATGGCGTTACTGCCAATCATCACATTAGTGATTTTGATGGTGAAATTCCAATGGGGAGCAACAGAAGCTGCACCTGTTGGTTTGTTGATCACCATTTTCAGCGGTATTTTTTTATACCAAGCAGATGTTTCGCTGATTGCAATTGAATCTGCCAAAGGCATTTGGAATGCCTTAGTGATTTTATTGATTGTTTGGACTGCGGTCTTGA
The sequence above is a segment of the Mannheimia bovis genome. Coding sequences within it:
- the arcC gene encoding carbamate kinase, with protein sequence MSKQTIVLALGGNALGNNLKEQREAVAKTATVIVDILQQGKNIVITHGNGPQVGMIQRAMDDFSKISGDEIPLPTSVAMSQGYIGIDLQNAIKYELVKRGIDQKVSTILSQIEVDAKDPAFENPDKPIGRFLTEAEAQELEAKGIRTMEDAGRGYRIVVPSPKPQRICELDTIKTLVNAGHIVITCGGGGIPVVADEQGRLNGVNAVIDKDNASSLLAQKLNADYLVILTAVEKVAINWGKPNQEWLADLSIAQARQYIAEEQFAKGSMLPKVEAALKFAESGANRRALITLLDKAAEGIAGETGTVIYS